A window from Corynebacterium urealyticum DSM 7109 encodes these proteins:
- a CDS encoding Tex family protein, translating into MISDILAEELGAGLSHVQATIALLDEGNTVPFIARYRKEITGGMDDSQIRQLETRLNYLRELEERKEAILKAIEDQGKLTEELAAEIRAVQTKARLEDLYLPYKKTRKTKATIARDAGLEPLADTLLTPGVSEDPASIAAGYLCEGFEDTKAALAGARAIVVERIATDADLVGEVREEFFNRGVAEVGVVDGMETEGAKYRDYFDFSEPLDKLPSHRILAILRGESEGVLHVNLTGGEEDEFYQGIIADRLDLGPQGDAADKFRAECVRFGWRTKLAVSSAVDARVKLKERADASAVDVFAKNLRDLLLAAPAGQRATLGLDPGYRNGVKCAVVDATGKVVDTIIVYPHSGAAKWEQARTQLAGLVAEHGVELLAVGNGTASRETEKLAREIADLIAEAGGKRPTPVIVSEAGASVYSASEVALREFPDMDVSLRGAVSIARRLQDPLAELVKIDPKSIGVGQYQHDVNQTWLTHSLDSVVEDAVNSVGVDVNSASAELLERVAGITKSVAENIVTHRHDNGAFRSRKELLKVPRLGPRAFEQSAGFLRIHDGEDPLDASAVHPEAYNLVRSITEDTGVAVPQLIGNSAVLTKLRPEDYANETFGVPTVRDVLAELDKPGRDPRPSFKTASLAEGVEKVSDVRPGMVLEGTVTNVAAFGAFVDIGVHQDGLVHVSAMADRFVKDPHEVVHSGQVVKVKVMDVDVDRQRIGLSLRLSDEPGGDQGAGSGGAGRREEAGERNSRDGRGRKRGGQRGDNRGGQRGKRGGPRGGGSPAGGTMAAALKQAGF; encoded by the coding sequence ATGATCTCAGACATTCTAGCCGAGGAACTAGGTGCCGGGCTGTCGCACGTCCAGGCCACCATCGCCCTGCTCGACGAGGGCAACACGGTTCCCTTTATCGCCCGCTACCGCAAAGAAATCACCGGCGGGATGGATGATTCCCAGATCCGCCAGCTGGAAACCCGCCTGAACTACCTACGGGAGCTGGAGGAACGCAAGGAAGCCATCCTCAAGGCCATCGAGGACCAGGGCAAACTCACCGAGGAGCTTGCCGCCGAGATCCGCGCCGTTCAGACGAAGGCCCGCCTCGAGGACCTCTACCTGCCCTACAAGAAAACCCGGAAGACCAAGGCCACCATCGCTCGGGACGCCGGGCTGGAGCCGCTCGCGGACACGCTGCTGACCCCGGGGGTTAGCGAGGACCCGGCAAGCATCGCGGCGGGCTACCTTTGCGAGGGTTTCGAGGACACCAAGGCAGCGCTTGCCGGTGCACGTGCCATCGTCGTCGAGCGGATCGCCACGGATGCGGACCTGGTAGGCGAGGTCCGCGAGGAGTTCTTCAACCGAGGCGTCGCCGAGGTCGGCGTCGTCGATGGGATGGAAACAGAAGGGGCGAAGTACCGGGACTACTTCGACTTCTCCGAGCCACTGGACAAGCTCCCCAGTCACCGAATCCTCGCCATCCTGCGCGGCGAGAGCGAGGGTGTGCTCCACGTGAACCTCACGGGAGGGGAGGAGGACGAGTTCTACCAGGGGATCATTGCAGACCGGCTGGATCTCGGCCCGCAGGGGGACGCGGCCGATAAGTTCCGCGCCGAGTGCGTCCGCTTCGGCTGGCGCACCAAGCTCGCCGTCAGCTCGGCCGTGGATGCCCGGGTGAAGCTGAAGGAACGGGCGGACGCCTCCGCCGTGGACGTCTTCGCGAAGAACCTGCGCGATCTGCTGCTCGCAGCACCTGCCGGACAGCGCGCCACCCTGGGGCTGGACCCCGGCTACCGTAACGGTGTGAAGTGCGCGGTCGTGGACGCCACCGGCAAAGTGGTGGACACGATCATCGTCTACCCGCACTCCGGGGCGGCGAAGTGGGAGCAGGCCCGTACCCAGCTTGCGGGCCTGGTCGCCGAGCACGGAGTCGAACTGCTCGCGGTGGGCAACGGGACGGCCAGCCGCGAGACCGAAAAGCTCGCCCGGGAGATCGCCGACCTCATCGCCGAAGCCGGCGGGAAGCGCCCGACTCCGGTCATCGTCAGCGAGGCAGGGGCCTCCGTCTACTCTGCTTCCGAGGTTGCGTTGCGGGAGTTCCCAGACATGGACGTCTCCCTGCGCGGTGCGGTCTCGATCGCCCGACGCCTGCAGGATCCGCTCGCCGAGCTGGTGAAGATCGACCCGAAGTCCATCGGGGTGGGGCAGTACCAGCACGACGTCAACCAGACGTGGCTGACCCACTCCCTGGACTCGGTGGTCGAGGATGCCGTGAACTCGGTGGGAGTGGACGTCAATTCCGCCAGTGCCGAGCTGCTCGAGCGGGTCGCGGGAATTACGAAGTCCGTGGCAGAGAACATCGTCACCCACCGGCACGACAACGGTGCCTTTCGCTCCCGCAAGGAGCTGTTGAAGGTGCCGCGCTTGGGGCCACGCGCCTTTGAGCAGTCCGCTGGCTTCCTCCGCATTCACGATGGGGAGGACCCGTTGGATGCCTCTGCCGTCCACCCCGAGGCTTATAACCTGGTGCGCTCCATCACGGAGGACACCGGGGTGGCGGTGCCACAGCTGATCGGCAACTCCGCGGTGCTGACGAAGCTGCGACCGGAGGATTACGCAAACGAGACTTTCGGTGTGCCGACGGTGCGCGACGTGCTCGCAGAGCTGGATAAGCCAGGCCGTGACCCACGCCCGAGCTTCAAGACTGCGAGCCTGGCCGAGGGCGTGGAAAAGGTCTCCGACGTGCGCCCCGGCATGGTGCTGGAGGGCACGGTGACCAACGTGGCTGCTTTCGGCGCGTTCGTCGACATCGGTGTGCACCAGGACGGGCTAGTCCACGTCTCCGCGATGGCCGATCGATTCGTCAAGGACCCCCACGAGGTGGTCCACTCCGGTCAGGTGGTCAAGGTCAAGGTCATGGACGTCGACGTGGACCGGCAGCGCATCGGCCTGAGCCTGCGCCTGAGCGATGAGCCTGGCGGCGACCAGGGAGCTGGCTCCGGCGGTGCAGGCCGCCGCGAGGAGGCAGGGGAGAGAAACTCCCGGGACGGCCGGGGCCGCAAGCGCGGTGGACAGCGCGGCGATAATCGCGGCGGACAGCGTGGCAAACGGGGCGGACCGCGCGGTGGAGGCTCGCCGGCCGGTGGCACGATGGCTGCTGCCCTAAAGCAGGCTGGCTTCTAG
- the rplS gene encoding 50S ribosomal protein L19, with product MHILDKVDAAQLRDDIPEFRAGDTVDVHLKVIEGSKSRVQVFRGVVIKRQGSGIRETFTVRKVSFGIGVERTIPVHSPNIDKLEVLSRGKVRRAKLYYLRDRHGKAAKIKEKR from the coding sequence ATGCATATTCTTGACAAGGTCGATGCAGCACAGCTGCGCGACGATATCCCAGAGTTCCGCGCAGGTGACACCGTTGACGTGCACCTGAAGGTCATCGAGGGCAGCAAGTCCCGCGTGCAGGTTTTCCGTGGTGTTGTGATCAAGCGCCAGGGCTCCGGCATCCGCGAGACCTTCACCGTCCGCAAGGTCTCCTTCGGCATCGGTGTGGAGCGCACCATCCCAGTGCACTCCCCGAACATCGACAAGCTCGAGGTCCTGTCCCGCGGTAAGGTCCGTCGCGCGAAGCTGTACTACCTGCGCGATCGCCACGGCAAGGCAGCCAAGATCAAGGAGAAGCGTTAA
- the lepB gene encoding signal peptidase I, with protein sequence MTTDPKKHQPNPDAAAPYAGGAEPQQAAGHAAPQPGDGRARAGEGTATDEHKDSSAPQAKGKEKKTYPWWVEMPIILVATMLILGMFNIFVGRLYLIPSESMEPTLHGCEGCTNDRIFVNKLAYLGGKEPQPGDVVVFVGEDSWNTTYVSQRSDNGLIKGLQNAGSMIGIIAPDENALVKRVIATGGQTVQCRPGDPGVMVDGKKVDDSYTMSPLVNPVDPTTGSDACQGEYFGPITVPDDHLWLMGDNRTNSLDSRGHVGDEHQGTIPVENVVGKVSARVLPLDRIGGVAHLDIQQ encoded by the coding sequence GTGACTACCGATCCCAAGAAGCACCAGCCCAACCCCGACGCAGCAGCCCCCTACGCAGGCGGCGCTGAGCCTCAGCAGGCGGCAGGCCATGCCGCTCCGCAGCCGGGGGATGGGCGAGCACGCGCGGGGGAGGGCACGGCCACCGACGAGCACAAGGACTCCAGCGCGCCGCAGGCAAAGGGCAAGGAGAAGAAGACCTACCCGTGGTGGGTGGAGATGCCCATCATCCTGGTTGCCACAATGCTGATTCTTGGCATGTTCAATATCTTTGTCGGCAGGCTTTATCTGATCCCGTCCGAATCCATGGAGCCCACTTTGCACGGCTGCGAGGGGTGCACGAATGACCGGATCTTCGTCAATAAGCTCGCCTACCTCGGAGGAAAAGAGCCGCAGCCGGGGGATGTCGTCGTCTTCGTCGGAGAGGACTCCTGGAACACGACCTACGTCTCCCAGCGCTCGGACAATGGGCTGATCAAGGGGCTGCAGAATGCCGGCAGCATGATCGGCATCATTGCTCCGGATGAAAACGCGCTGGTCAAGCGAGTTATCGCTACCGGTGGGCAGACCGTCCAGTGCCGCCCCGGTGACCCCGGCGTGATGGTTGACGGCAAGAAGGTCGATGATTCGTACACGATGAGCCCGTTGGTTAATCCGGTGGATCCGACGACCGGCTCCGATGCCTGCCAGGGCGAATACTTCGGCCCCATCACCGTTCCGGATGACCACCTGTGGCTGATGGGCGATAACCGCACCAACTCCCTGGACTCCCGCGGCCATGTGGGCGACGAGCACCAGGGCACCATCCCGGTGGAGAACGTGGTGGGGAAGGTCTCCGCACGTGTTCTGCCGCTCGATCGCATCGGTGGGGTCGCGCACCTGGATATCCAGCAGTAG
- a CDS encoding ribonuclease HII, with amino-acid sequence MARPTPQSAARARGAELVQQALSEGYSFVDDYLRFHGFSHVAGVDEAGRGACCGPITIASCILPDHGVPELAGLNDSKKLTPKRRERLFGAITEHAVAYEIVHIPAAEIDQRGIQYANINGMYRVVAGLGVEPDVVLTDAVHLPELACEHAPLVKGDALSPAISAASILAKVSRDRLMVEMAEKYPGYGLAGHKGYGTAKHMAAVRLHGACPEHRYTYSNVATAHAEWASTQPREEGHPGQ; translated from the coding sequence ATGGCACGTCCCACCCCACAGTCGGCCGCGCGTGCCCGCGGCGCAGAGCTGGTGCAGCAAGCACTTTCCGAGGGCTATAGCTTCGTTGACGACTACCTGCGCTTCCACGGTTTCTCCCACGTGGCCGGGGTGGACGAGGCCGGTCGCGGTGCCTGCTGCGGTCCCATCACCATCGCTTCCTGCATCCTTCCCGATCATGGCGTCCCCGAGCTTGCGGGCCTCAACGATTCCAAAAAGCTCACTCCGAAGCGCCGTGAGAGGCTCTTCGGTGCCATCACCGAGCACGCCGTGGCCTACGAGATCGTCCATATCCCTGCGGCCGAGATTGATCAGAGGGGGATCCAGTACGCCAACATCAACGGCATGTACCGCGTCGTTGCGGGGCTGGGCGTGGAGCCGGACGTGGTCCTCACCGACGCGGTACACCTGCCGGAGCTTGCGTGCGAGCATGCGCCCCTGGTCAAGGGGGATGCGCTGTCCCCGGCGATCAGTGCCGCGAGCATTCTGGCGAAGGTCTCGCGGGACCGCCTGATGGTGGAGATGGCCGAGAAGTATCCGGGCTATGGCCTGGCGGGGCACAAGGGCTACGGCACGGCGAAGCACATGGCTGCGGTGCGCCTCCACGGGGCGTGCCCGGAACACCGTTACACTTACTCTAATGTCGCCACCGCACATGCCGAGTGGGCGAGCACACAACCGCGTGAGGAAGGACATCCTGGCCAGTGA
- a CDS encoding DUF2469 domain-containing protein, whose product MSAEELDDYEANVELSMYREYRDVVSQFSYVVETERRFYLANAVELTPRNSGGEVYYEIRMSDAWVWDMYRPARFVRYVRVITYKDVNIEELDKPELQLPEH is encoded by the coding sequence GTGAGCGCTGAAGAGCTAGACGACTACGAGGCAAACGTTGAGCTGTCGATGTACCGCGAGTATCGCGACGTCGTGAGCCAGTTCTCCTATGTCGTGGAAACCGAGCGCCGGTTCTACCTAGCTAACGCGGTGGAACTCACGCCCCGTAACTCCGGCGGCGAAGTCTATTACGAGATCCGGATGTCGGACGCCTGGGTATGGGACATGTACCGCCCGGCCCGCTTCGTTCGCTACGTCCGCGTGATCACCTACAAGGACGTCAACATCGAGGAACTCGACAAGCCCGAGCTGCAGCTGCCGGAGCACTAG
- a CDS encoding YraN family protein, which yields MDSATQVAQAGRNVIGRGSVRQGAVGQDSVGQSLVGQNSADSTVGVGRQGENLAGEYLVNQGWRIVERNWHCRFAELDIIALDPAGEMVFVEVKYRKDTVHGTGVEAVTQTKLRRMRLAAGKWLAEQQRGVDVVRFDVIDVGPGGVREHVMGVA from the coding sequence ATGGATAGCGCAACGCAGGTGGCACAGGCCGGCCGAAACGTGATCGGTCGGGGTTCGGTTCGCCAGGGTGCGGTTGGACAGGACTCGGTTGGCCAGAGCTTGGTTGGCCAGAACTCGGCGGATTCGACGGTGGGGGTAGGCCGACAAGGTGAGAACCTGGCCGGGGAATACCTGGTGAATCAAGGCTGGAGAATTGTGGAGCGCAACTGGCACTGCCGGTTCGCGGAGCTGGACATCATTGCTCTCGACCCCGCGGGCGAGATGGTGTTCGTGGAGGTCAAGTACCGCAAGGACACCGTTCACGGCACTGGTGTGGAAGCAGTGACACAGACTAAGCTGCGCCGGATGCGACTGGCGGCGGGGAAGTGGCTGGCGGAACAGCAACGCGGGGTCGACGTCGTGCGTTTCGACGTGATCGACGTGGGCCCCGGCGGTGTGCGCGAGCACGTGATGGGGGTAGCGTGA
- a CDS encoding YifB family Mg chelatase-like AAA ATPase, which yields MAVGQARSMALHGLDGMLVTVECDLGRGLPGVSVVGLGDAAVVQARDRIRAAMLNSSLPWPKSKVVMSLSPADVKKEGSSYDLAMVASILAAQGLSEPGLELLSDTVVVGELGLDGTVRAVAGVVPMILSAQRQGMSRIVIPEGNLSDARQLVDVVAGLEILAVGSLQEFHAWLRGSGDVIPVIRSVGAPIPDLGQGPQDEGVDMSDIVGQAEARRALEIAAVGGHAIMLTGPPGSGKSMLAERLPTILPPLSATEQVEAAAIHSIAGGRGDLGPIWAGVRPFVAPHPSVTQAALVGGGPNLQPGAISLAHHGVLFLDEAAETRSGVLDCLRIPMESRRVEIARARRSVSYPAGFQLVMAANPCRCGAEDPTMCTCSSTDRRRYYARVSGPIRDRIDVFAKTRRQRLIGQQFPVSAEATPSRGTDSGKERAENSALVAERVAQARERAHHRWRQFDLGEAVTNATIPGRLLRSECAASFEGMVALQEAYASGTLSQRGVDRALRVAWSLADLAGVSRPGVGEVLDAAELYSDTEEVPA from the coding sequence ATGGCGGTCGGACAAGCCAGAAGCATGGCCCTGCACGGGCTGGACGGGATGCTCGTCACCGTGGAATGCGACCTGGGGCGAGGACTGCCCGGGGTCAGCGTAGTCGGGCTGGGGGATGCGGCTGTGGTGCAGGCCCGCGACCGGATTCGCGCGGCGATGCTGAACAGCAGTTTGCCGTGGCCGAAGTCGAAGGTCGTGATGAGCCTGTCGCCCGCAGACGTGAAGAAGGAGGGCTCTAGCTATGACCTGGCGATGGTGGCATCGATCTTGGCAGCCCAGGGCTTATCTGAGCCCGGGCTGGAGCTCCTGAGTGACACCGTGGTCGTCGGCGAGCTCGGACTGGACGGTACCGTGCGCGCCGTCGCCGGGGTCGTGCCCATGATCTTGTCCGCACAACGGCAGGGGATGAGTCGCATCGTGATCCCAGAGGGGAACCTCTCCGATGCTCGGCAACTTGTCGACGTTGTTGCTGGGCTGGAGATTCTCGCCGTGGGTAGCCTGCAGGAGTTTCACGCATGGCTGCGTGGTTCCGGCGACGTTATCCCGGTGATCAGATCCGTGGGCGCGCCGATCCCGGACTTAGGACAGGGGCCACAGGATGAGGGGGTCGACATGTCCGACATCGTCGGGCAGGCCGAGGCGCGCCGGGCGCTGGAGATCGCCGCCGTGGGTGGACACGCCATCATGCTCACCGGACCGCCGGGCAGTGGAAAGTCGATGCTCGCAGAGCGCCTGCCCACGATCCTGCCTCCGTTGTCGGCCACCGAGCAGGTTGAGGCGGCCGCAATCCACTCGATCGCCGGTGGCCGGGGAGACCTTGGCCCGATCTGGGCAGGTGTGAGACCCTTCGTAGCCCCGCACCCCTCGGTGACTCAGGCCGCACTGGTGGGTGGCGGGCCGAACCTACAGCCCGGCGCGATCAGCCTGGCTCACCACGGCGTGCTGTTCTTGGACGAGGCTGCGGAGACCCGCTCTGGGGTGCTGGACTGCCTGCGGATTCCGATGGAGTCCCGCCGTGTGGAGATCGCGCGTGCCCGCCGCAGCGTGTCCTACCCAGCGGGCTTCCAATTGGTGATGGCGGCGAACCCGTGCCGCTGCGGTGCTGAGGACCCGACTATGTGCACGTGTAGTTCGACGGACCGCCGCCGCTACTACGCGCGGGTCTCGGGGCCCATCCGCGACCGGATTGACGTCTTCGCAAAGACCCGCAGGCAACGGTTGATCGGCCAACAGTTTCCGGTGAGTGCGGAGGCAACACCGTCGAGGGGAACCGACAGCGGGAAAGAGCGCGCGGAGAACTCCGCCCTCGTGGCGGAACGGGTTGCCCAGGCGAGGGAGCGTGCCCATCACCGTTGGCGACAATTCGACCTGGGGGAGGCCGTGACGAATGCGACGATTCCCGGCAGGCTACTGCGCTCCGAGTGCGCGGCGAGTTTCGAAGGAATGGTGGCACTGCAGGAGGCCTATGCCTCCGGCACCCTCTCGCAGCGCGGGGTGGACCGGGCGCTGCGGGTGGCGTGGAGCCTCGCCGATCTTGCTGGGGTGTCCCGCCCCGGTGTTGGGGAGGTTCTGGACGCTGCCGAGCTCTACTCCGACACCGAGGAGGTGCCAGCATGA
- the dprA gene encoding DNA-processing protein DprA has product MSPVGTTEEHQNLLAWIYLRQTIEASNTDILNLLWPEGWENRLEGRDAGKGALPDVRALASRIRHRDPSLPHRILESTAARVDCDPEAELDAATAAGFRLITPLDQEWPETLDHAFARIDDRGSDQNSAVRGLAAAPFALWLRGNGNLRNLSRQSVTVVGTRQPNAYGAQLSTQLSTDLALAGYSIVSGGARGVDRCAHTAALRAGGASIAVLACGLDVDYPRQHVGLFKQIAESGVVVSEYALGTHPARHRFLTRNRLVAGLSAGTIVTQAANRSGALNTLNWAEVMLNQPMVVPGPVDTALSQGVLHRLRDGRAQPVWTAGHVRELVEASSQFNAQVPEQQAMVFGSGTGVQSMSLNQVTVYDAAGLPGGGGPTLRDVQQETGLSIQLVMRTLKELESQGLVSREGERWVRVDG; this is encoded by the coding sequence ATGAGCCCGGTCGGCACCACCGAGGAACACCAGAACCTGCTCGCGTGGATCTACCTGCGGCAGACCATCGAAGCCTCGAACACGGATATTCTCAACCTCCTCTGGCCTGAAGGCTGGGAGAACCGGCTCGAGGGCCGGGACGCGGGAAAGGGAGCGCTTCCCGATGTACGCGCGCTCGCCAGCCGTATCCGGCATCGTGACCCCAGCCTGCCACACAGGATCCTGGAATCGACTGCCGCTCGCGTGGACTGCGATCCCGAAGCCGAACTCGACGCCGCCACAGCTGCGGGGTTCCGGCTGATCACCCCGCTGGATCAGGAGTGGCCCGAGACTCTAGACCATGCCTTCGCCAGGATCGACGATCGCGGAAGTGACCAGAACTCCGCAGTGAGAGGCCTTGCCGCAGCACCCTTCGCCCTCTGGCTACGGGGCAACGGCAACCTGCGGAATTTGAGTCGCCAGTCGGTGACCGTCGTGGGGACCAGGCAACCCAATGCTTACGGGGCGCAGCTGAGTACTCAGCTGAGCACGGACCTCGCGCTGGCGGGCTACAGCATCGTCTCCGGAGGCGCCAGGGGAGTCGACCGCTGCGCCCACACTGCCGCTCTGCGCGCCGGGGGTGCGAGCATCGCGGTGCTCGCATGTGGCCTCGACGTGGACTATCCCAGGCAGCACGTCGGACTTTTCAAACAGATAGCGGAGTCCGGGGTGGTCGTCAGCGAATACGCGCTGGGAACTCATCCCGCCCGGCACCGTTTCCTCACCCGTAATCGACTAGTCGCTGGCCTGTCTGCTGGCACCATCGTGACTCAGGCTGCTAACCGCTCCGGGGCGTTGAACACCTTGAACTGGGCGGAGGTCATGCTCAATCAGCCCATGGTGGTACCCGGGCCCGTGGATACAGCACTCAGTCAGGGGGTCCTCCATCGCCTGCGGGACGGCCGGGCGCAGCCCGTCTGGACCGCCGGCCACGTCCGGGAGCTGGTGGAGGCATCCAGCCAGTTCAACGCGCAAGTGCCCGAACAGCAGGCGATGGTCTTCGGCTCCGGCACGGGGGTGCAGAGCATGTCGCTGAACCAGGTCACCGTCTACGACGCAGCCGGGCTGCCCGGCGGAGGCGGCCCAACGTTGCGCGACGTCCAGCAGGAGACCGGGCTCTCCATCCAGCTGGTGATGCGGACCCTCAAGGAACTCGAAAGCCAGGGGCTCGTCAGCAGGGAAGGGGAGCGCTGGGTCCGGGTGGATGGATAG
- a CDS encoding tyrosine recombinase XerC, with protein MDRRGWEPVEPRRQLYCVETAMLSCMPKARDPLLLLEDYVDYLRYNLGRSENTIRAYQRDLTDSLEGLRDIESFTLDHARDVLGYAADDGASRSRLSRLASSMKGFGKFLAQREVLPANPVSALRLPKGEKTLPRVLRSDQARTLLDGLKRDALEPPAPHEGSEDAPATAQPTGNKNQRHATARRVRDWFIAELLFGTGIRVGEAEAIDVEDFDRANWLLRVTGKGNKTRVVPYGGVIDEALTHWLSHRGELAQPANPALLVGVRGGRLNQREIRRVIDQAIRRHPELAVGHMSPHGFRHSAATAVLEGGADLRVVQELLGHASMNTTQIYTHVGAERLKAAYRQAHPRSGE; from the coding sequence ATGGATAGGAGAGGCTGGGAGCCAGTTGAGCCGCGACGGCAGCTCTACTGTGTCGAAACAGCTATGCTGAGCTGCATGCCGAAAGCTCGCGACCCACTGCTCCTCCTCGAGGACTACGTGGACTATCTGCGTTATAACCTCGGCAGGTCGGAGAACACCATCCGGGCCTACCAGCGGGACCTCACCGACTCCCTCGAGGGACTGCGGGATATCGAGTCCTTTACCCTCGACCACGCCCGTGACGTGCTGGGGTACGCGGCAGATGACGGCGCCAGCCGGTCCCGGCTCTCCCGCTTGGCCTCCAGCATGAAAGGCTTCGGGAAGTTTCTCGCCCAGCGCGAGGTGCTCCCCGCGAACCCGGTCTCTGCACTCCGGCTGCCCAAGGGGGAGAAGACCCTGCCACGTGTGCTGCGCAGTGACCAGGCCCGCACCCTCCTCGATGGTCTCAAGCGAGATGCCCTCGAACCCCCGGCCCCCCACGAAGGCAGCGAGGACGCTCCCGCCACCGCTCAGCCAACAGGGAATAAAAACCAGCGGCACGCCACTGCGCGCCGGGTGCGGGACTGGTTCATCGCCGAGCTGCTGTTCGGCACCGGCATCCGCGTGGGAGAGGCAGAGGCTATTGACGTCGAGGATTTCGACCGGGCCAACTGGCTCCTTCGGGTGACAGGTAAGGGAAACAAGACCCGCGTGGTTCCCTACGGTGGCGTCATCGATGAAGCTCTCACGCACTGGCTTTCCCACCGTGGTGAGCTTGCCCAGCCTGCTAACCCGGCCCTGCTCGTTGGAGTGCGCGGGGGCCGGCTCAATCAGCGTGAGATCCGACGGGTGATCGACCAGGCCATTCGACGCCACCCGGAGCTTGCAGTGGGGCACATGTCTCCACACGGGTTCCGCCACTCCGCGGCAACCGCTGTGCTCGAAGGCGGAGCGGATCTGCGGGTGGTCCAGGAGCTTTTGGGACACGCTTCTATGAACACCACCCAGATCTACACCCATGTGGGCGCCGAGCGACTCAAGGCTGCCTACCGCCAAGCTCACCCGCGATCGGGAGAATAA
- a CDS encoding M23 family metallopeptidase, with protein sequence MSRFLSSARFYGRLFAVASVFSLTSAIAVAPVPPLGSAVEDAQQHSGDVLRDPARLSRSHRVPLVTDSPTSPAAAEALVTRPLDIPEKDWLPGHRVVDLRAAPGADVLASLGGQVSFAGTVAGTPVVTIRHRDGLHTTYEPVHAEVTKGESVSRGQRLGRLANAALLGDSARKPDGLSWGAWVKGADGRKRYLDPFELLGSVRVRLLR encoded by the coding sequence ATGTCCCGCTTTCTTTCTTCTGCCCGTTTCTACGGCCGCTTGTTCGCTGTGGCCAGTGTTTTTAGCTTGACGTCAGCCATTGCGGTGGCTCCGGTTCCGCCACTGGGTTCCGCCGTGGAGGACGCACAACAACATAGCGGGGACGTGCTGAGGGACCCTGCTCGGCTGAGCCGTTCCCACCGCGTGCCGCTCGTGACGGACTCCCCGACCTCTCCAGCTGCGGCTGAGGCCCTGGTGACCCGGCCACTGGATATTCCGGAGAAGGACTGGCTCCCGGGCCACCGCGTTGTGGATCTACGGGCTGCGCCAGGTGCGGACGTCCTGGCCAGTTTGGGCGGGCAGGTCAGCTTCGCGGGCACAGTCGCGGGCACGCCCGTGGTGACGATCCGGCACCGGGATGGGCTGCACACCACCTATGAGCCCGTCCACGCGGAGGTCACGAAGGGCGAGTCTGTGTCCCGGGGTCAGCGGCTCGGTCGGCTCGCGAATGCGGCGTTGTTGGGCGATAGCGCCCGGAAGCCGGATGGGTTGTCTTGGGGCGCGTGGGTCAAGGGCGCGGATGGGCGGAAGCGCTACCTCGATCCGTTTGAGCTCTTGGGCTCGGTGCGGGTGCGTCTGTTGCGCTAG
- the rpsB gene encoding 30S ribosomal protein S2: protein MAVVTMRELLDAGVHFGHQTRRWNPKMRRFIFTDRNGIYIIDLQQTLTYIDEAYEFVKETVAHGGNILFVGTKKQAQEAVANEAERVGMPYVNHRWLGGMLTNFQTVSKRLARMKELQAMDAAEDGYQGRTKKEILLLNREREKLERVLGGIADMTKVPSAMWVVDTNKEHIAVSEAKKLGIPVVAILDTNCDPDEVQYPVPGNDDAIRSANLLTSIISSAVEEGRKARAERQAAAAKDAAGDTGKSEADAEAVKAEAAAEEKAETTEA from the coding sequence ATGGCTGTTGTTACTATGCGCGAACTGCTGGATGCAGGCGTCCACTTTGGTCACCAGACCCGTCGTTGGAACCCGAAGATGCGTCGTTTCATCTTCACCGACCGCAACGGCATCTACATCATCGACCTGCAGCAGACCCTGACCTACATCGATGAGGCCTACGAGTTCGTCAAGGAGACCGTCGCCCACGGCGGCAACATCCTGTTCGTCGGCACCAAGAAGCAGGCTCAGGAGGCCGTTGCCAACGAGGCTGAGCGCGTTGGCATGCCGTACGTCAACCACCGCTGGCTCGGTGGCATGCTCACCAACTTCCAGACCGTCTCCAAGCGCCTGGCCCGCATGAAGGAACTGCAGGCTATGGACGCAGCCGAGGACGGCTACCAGGGTCGCACCAAGAAGGAGATCCTCCTTCTGAACCGCGAGCGCGAGAAGCTGGAGCGTGTCCTGGGCGGCATCGCCGACATGACCAAGGTTCCGTCGGCAATGTGGGTCGTTGACACCAACAAGGAGCACATCGCTGTCTCCGAGGCGAAGAAGCTGGGCATCCCGGTTGTCGCCATCCTGGACACCAACTGCGACCCGGACGAGGTCCAGTACCCGGTCCCGGGCAACGACGACGCGATCCGTTCCGCAAACCTGCTGACCTCCATCATCTCCTCCGCTGTTGAGGAGGGCCGCAAGGCTCGCGCGGAGCGTCAGGCAGCTGCTGCGAAGGACGCCGCCGGCGACACCGGCAAGTCCGAGGCGGACGCTGAGGCTGTCAAGGCTGAGGCCGCAGCCGAGGAGAAGGCCGAGACCACCGAGGCCTAA